The Candidatus Poribacteria bacterium nucleotide sequence GAAACCTGGCTCATCCACCCCGAACTACGCAGCGACGGGAGATTCAGGTTCTGTCTCCGCGGCTACGGCTCCAACAAGATCTGCGATATCAAGGCCGGAACGGTGACATGGGGCGAGTGGATACACTATGCCGGAACCTACGATAGATCCGCCAAGAAGGCGATCCTCTACATCAACGGCGAGGTGCTCCAGGCGGTCGACGCCATGGCGGATGTGGACATCGCCGGCGACTGGGGATTGGGCGCACGGGTCGGATATAACATAGATAACGCTAGACCCTTCACCGGATTGATGGACGATTTCGTCCTGTTCGGCAAGGCCCTTTCCCAGGATGAGATAAAGAGCCTCATGGAGAACGGGCCCCCCATCCCCTCCGCCGTGACGGGCAAAAACTGTCTCGCCACCTTCTGGGGCGCCGTCAAGACGTTCTGACCTTATCGCCATGGGCAGGGTTATACCCTGCCCCCCCTCCTGAAATTCTTGACACGATATGGTTTTAAGTATAAAATAGGCCAAAGGGCGATCTGATCTTCGACCGGCGATAATACGGCCGAATCGCCGGGGTGGAGGATACCGGGCGATGGATCGTAAAGAATTGATCGTGAGGAACTGCAGGCTTTTCAACTCATCCGGGGATGAGCTCGTCTCGATATCGATCAGGGATGGGGTTATAATCCGAATAGGCGAACCCGATCCTGAGGTGAGCTCGGTCAGGAGCCTGGACGCCGAAGGTCGCGTCGTCGCCCCCGGTTTTATAGACGTGCACATTCAGGGCGCGGGAGGCGGTGATGTGCTGGATGGAAGCCCGGAAGCCCTTCAGGCCATCTCCCGAACCTGCGCGCGGTTCGGCACCACCTCTTTCCTCGCTACCACCGTGTTTCGCCCGAAAGGGGATAACCGCCATATCGGCGTCGCCGCGGAAAACGTCGGCAGGGACCTGGGAGGCGCGGATCTCCTGGGGATCCATCTGGAAGGCCCCTTCATATCGCCCGAAAAGAGGGGGATGATCCGGCCCGATTGTATATGTTCGCCATCGAAGGAGATCCTTGGGGAGATATTGGAACTGACAGGTGGAACGTTGAGGATCATGACGATAGCGCCGGAGCTGAAGGGAAGTCTGGGGATAATAGAGGAGCTTCGCGATCGGGGGATAGTCCCCTCGCTCGGCCATACCAGCGCCTCGTATGAGGAGACGCTGGAGGGCATAAAGGCCGGGATATCACATGTGACGCATCTCTTCAACGCCATGGCCTCATTTCATCATCGGAACCCCGGCCCCCTGCTAGCTATCTTCGAGTCGGAGGATCTAGACGTTCAGATCATAACGGACGGCGTTCACCTTCATCCCAAGGTGTTGAGGTGGGCGTTTAACCTCATAGGCCCTCGACGGAGCATAACGATCACGGACGGAATGCAGGCGATGGGTCTTCCGGAGGGAAGATATATCTACAACGGGATCGAATACGAATCCAGGGATGGGACGGCCAGATATGCCGACGGCACCCTGATCGGTACCTCGATGGGATTGAATCGGATGATCGAGCGGCTCATGGAGTTCACCGGCTGTCCGCTCGATGTGGCGATCAGGACCGTTACGGAAAATCCAGCGAGGGCGATTGGAATGGAGGATAGAAAAGGAAGCATAGAAGTAGGCAAGGATGGAGATCTGGTTATACTGGATCCCGATCTCTCTATATGGGCGACCATAGTGGGCGGCAGAATCGTCTATCGGAAAGAGGAGATCTGAGATGAGAGGGCGCTGGCTGATCCCCATAGCGATATTCCTCATAACGCTCCTCACATATGTCTCTTACAACCTGAACCTGCATAACAACGCCGTCATAAGCCGATCCGGCGAAGGACCTGACTCGTCGATCACCGAATACGTGAAGGGGAAGGTGGTCAGGCTTCTGGACACCAAGGTGTTCGAGGAGAGGGGGAGCGTCAACCACGTGCTCGAGGTTGAGCTTCTCGGCGGCAGATACAGGGGCAGGCATATCGTGTTGAGGAACGTCATCAAGCCTCTGGCTCTCCCGCTTATAAGCAGGTATATCTCCGTGGGGGATACGATACTCTGTCGTGTGACCGGCACGGGCGATAACCTGGACGCCGTAGGGTTGATCCAGGAATACGATAGGGACAGCTTCATCATCTTCCTGGTGGGTTTGCTTCTAATTCTCATAGTGGTCGTGGGAAGGGTGCAGGGAGTTCGGAACGCCCTCGCCCTCATCCTTTCCGGGATGGCGATATATCTGGTGATGATGCCGCTTTTGAGGGGCGGACACGACCCGATTCTCTCCGTCTGTTTGGTCTCCGCCATCATAGCTATACTCTCGCTCATGTCGATCGTCGGGTTCAACCGAAAGACCTTTTCGGCGGTGCTTGGGACGATAGGCGGAGTGATAATAGCAACCGGCCTGGTTGCTTACGCACAGCACAGGCTTCATCTGACCGGTATGGCCACGGCCAACGTGGCTTCCATCATCGAGGCGTTGGGCTCAAGCGGGGTGAAGGAGATGGGTTTCAATTTCGAGAAGCTGCTTCTAGGCGGCATGATCATCGGCGTTTTAGGGGTGGCAATGGATGCCTCGATAGATGTGGCCTCCGCTATGGATGAGATCAAACGGGCCGATCCTGACATCACGGCGCCGAGGTTGATCAGAGCCGGGATGAACGTCGGGACGGACGTTCTGGGGACGATGTCCAATACGCTCGTCTTCGCCTATTTCGGCCTGAGGCTTCTCCTGGTGATGGCCTCCCTCGGCACCAAGATCTTCGCACAGACGGGCATGCAGCTTCTGAGCGTGGATGTCATCTCGGCCGAGGTGATCAGGATGCTGGCCGGAAGCATCGGGATGGTCATAACCATACCGTTGACCGCCCTGATAGCCGGTTTATGGTACTGTCGGAAACCGAAGCCCAAATTTTAGGGGTGCCCGATGAGACCGCCGAAGATCGGAAAGGGATTTTGGGTTGAGTTCGGCCTGATAGCTGTTTTCATCATGATCGCTCTCCTCTCGCTCAGCTCATGGGTGAGGAGAACGGGAGGGGAGCTGCCGCTAAGCGGCGAGGAGTATCTCACGAGGGCCGATAGGTTCCTCGCCCAGGGGCGAATGGCCGACGCCATGGTGGCGAGTTGGTATGCCAGACTGAAGGACCCCGATCTGTTGAAGGCGAGATACGATATAGCGGTGATCTACTACAGAAACCAGTGGACATTTGAGGCCATGGACGATCTGAATGAGATAATAAGGCGCGATCCGAATAACGTCGATGCGCTGCTTTTGAAGGCCAGGATACTGGGCGAGCACGGCGAAGTGGAAAAGGCGAACGGGATCTATCTCAACGTGATCGACATAGGTCCCGATAACGCTGAGGCGCATTACTATCTGGGGGTTAACTTCCAGGCTTCTGATCCCAAAACGGCGGAGAGGGAGCTGAGAAGGGCGATCGAATGCGATCCGACTCTGAAGCCCCATATCCTGGAGGATCACCCTTTCGGTCTGAAGGCGAGGCTTCAGCTCGGAAGGCTCCTATACAACAAGGGCGACCTCGACGGAGCCCTGGCGGTCCTCGAAGAGGGCTACATGCTGGATCCGAACTATCAGGAGCTCAAATCGCAGCTGGTCGATTATCTCAAGGTCAAAGCCCAGACCTATCAGACGGGACATCGGGATTACTCGAAATCCCTTCAGTGTTACGAGAAGGTCGTATCGATCGATCCGAATGACGCCGACGCATGGGAGTGGATCGGTAAGATCAACCGATACTACCTGAACGATTACGAAGGGGCTCTCAAGGCCTACAAAAAGGCATATGAGCTCACCAAAGATCCCTATCTGATAGCCGACATCAAGGAGGCAGAGCTACACCTTAAGGAGGAGAAGAACAAGAAAGATCGGTAAATTTATGGAGGTTAACATGGCGAAATTGGCGATAAACGGTGGAATGCCGGTGAGGACGAAACCCTTTCCGGGATGGCCTTCCAAGGATGAGGCGGTGCTGCAGGCGCTCAGGGAGGTATGGGAGAGCGGCGTCTGGGGCATCGGGGGGAGCAAGGTGCCGCAGTTCGAACGGGAGTTCGCCCGATATGTCGGGGCACAGTACGGCGTGGCGGTTACGAGCGGCACGATAGCGCTCCAGCTGGCCGTCCAGGCCGCCGGGATAGGAGCGGGCGACGAGGTGATCGTCCCGCCCTACACCTTCATAGCCACCGCCAGTTCGGTCATAGCGGCAAACGCCATACCTGTGTTCGCCGACATAGATCCCGACACCTTCAACATCGATCCCTCAAGCGTTGAGGCCGTCATAACGGGGAGGACGAAGGGGGTGATCCCCGTACACATAGGCGGATGTCCGGCCGATATGGACGCGATAAACGCCATCGCCCGAAAACACGGCCTTGTGGTTATAGAGGATTGCGCCCAGGCACATGGGGCTGAGTGGAGGGGGAAAAGGGTCGGTTCGATAGGCGATATGGGCTGTTTCAGCTTCCAGTCGAGCAAAAACCTGCCCGCAGGCGAGGGCGGCCTGATCACAACCAACGACAAGAAGCTGGAGGAGAAGGTCTGGTCGATCCACAATTGCGGCAGACGTAAGGAGGGGGCATGGTATGAACATAACGTCATGGGCGGCAACTACAGGATGACCGAGTGGCAGGCCGCCGTGTTGCTGGCACAACTGCCGAAGCTGGAGGAACAGACCGAGACCAGGAATCGAAACGCCCTTTATCTCGCCGAGAAGCTCTCCAATATCGAGGGCATAAAGCCCCAGAAACGGGATGAGAGGGTAACGAGACATGGATGTCATCTCTTCATATTTAAGTTCGACTCCGAGCTTTTCAACCTGCCCCGCGAGAGGTTCATAGCTGCCCTGAGGGCGGAGGGGATCCCTTGCTCATCCGGATATAACCCGCTCTACAGGGAGAAGATGTTCCAATCCGATATCCGACGCTGCCCGGTGGGATGTCCGTATTACGGGAAGGAGATGGATTACTCGAAGGTATATCTCCCCAACGTCGAAAGGGCCTGCAGGGATGTGGTATGGATCTTCCAGAGCGTCCTTTTGGGGAGCAAAGAGGATATGGATGATATCGCCGGGGCGGTTGAAAAGGTGGTGGATAACATAGACGAGCTGAGGTGAAAATGGTATAATCCATCCCGCTTTATCGCTGAGCGAGATAGCTTCAGCTACTGGGGAGTGATCGAGGATTGAGCTGTAGGTTTGCCGGGAGGTTTGATTATGCCTTATAAAGTTACCGTTGTTATAGAAAGGGATGAACATGGATATTACGCCTTTTGCCCTGAACTTGAAGGATGTCACTCCCAGGGGGACTCCTTGGAAGAGGTGCTGGATAACATAAAGGAAGCTATAGAACTTTATCTGGAGACGCTATCTGAGGAGGAGATAAGAGAGACCCTAAGCAGGGATATTCTAACCACCTTTGTAGAGGTGAAAGTTGCCTAGGCTGCCTCGACTGACCCCTCAGGAGGCTGAAAGGATGTGGGAGGGGGATCGATGAGCTCCTTCGCCGGTAAGATCGGCGCACATATAACGATCAAAGGGATCGTCCAGGGGGTTGGGTTCAGGTGGTTTCTGAGAAACAAAGCCCATCTCCTCGGCCTTAAGGGATGGGTGAGGAACCTTCCCGATGGAAGCGTCGAAGCGGTGGTGGAGGGCGACAAGGGGGCGGTTATGGAGTTCGTAGATTGGTGTAGGATCGGTCCCTCCTCCGCCAGGGTGGAGGATGTGAAGGTTAAGATGCTTCCCTATTCGGGAAGATACAGGGTGTTCTCGATAAGATTATCCTAAGTCAAAATCCGGAGGTTGACCTTCATGTTAAGGGGAATTTTCGGCAGAAAGAGGGAACGGGATGATCGGAAGGCGGCTGAAAGGAGAAAAGGGCTTTTCGATCGGCTTCGGGATGGTCTTTCCAAAACCAGGCAGAACATACTGGGCAGGATGAGCTCCATAATTCAGGGCAGGACCAGGATAGATGAGGAGCTGATGGAGGAGATAGAGGAGGTTCTCATCCAGGCCGATGTCGGAGTCGAGACCACGTTGAAGCTGATGGAGAGGGTCAGGGAGACGGTCCAGGAGAGAGGTGTCCAGGAGCCATCGCAGCTGATAGGGATTTTGAAGGAGGAGATGCTCCGGATATTCGGAGAGGACAGGCCGTTGGACGTCGGCGGGGCCAAACCCTACTCCATAATGATACTCGGCGTCAACGGGGTTGGTAAGACCACCACGATAGGCAAGCTGGCGGCAAGGTTCAAGGGCCAGGGTTTAAAGACGCTGGTCGCCGCCGGCGATACCTTCAGGGCGGCGGCGAGCGACCAGCTTGAGATATGGTGTCAGAGGGCCGGCGTGGAGCTGATCAAGGGCGCCGAGGGTGGCGATCCGGCCGCTGTGGTCTTCGATTCGATTCAGGCGGCAAAGGCGAGGAACGCCGATGTTCTGATCGTCGATACGGCCGGAAGGCTGCACACCAAAAAGCCGCTGATGATGGAGCTTCAGAAGATAGCGCGCGTGATGGGAAGGGAGCTTCCCGGCGCGCCCCATGAGGTTCTGTTGGTGTTGGACGCCACCACAGGTCAGAACGCCATCATGCAGGCCAAGACCTTCAACGAGGCGGTTCCCGTCACAGGCATCGCCTTAACGAAGCTGGACGGAACGGCCAAAGGGGGGATAGTCCTGGCCGTCAGGGACACGCTTGGGATACCGGTCAAGCTGATCGGCGTGGGGGAAGGGATAGAGGATCTGAGGGATTTCAACGCCCGTGAGTTCGTGGAGGCTCTCTTCGATTGAGCTTTGCCTTGAGGGTGTTTATCCTGTCCATGATCTTTCTGGCGATTTCGGCCTGATCCTCCGTCTGGAGGTTAAGCCCAGTTGTCTCCTCTCTGAGCATTCTCGCCTGTATAGGGCTTTCCAGGATCTTATCGACCGCCTTCTGATAGGCGTCGATCGCCTCGGATATCTTCCCCTGCTGTTCGTATATCATCCCGATGAACACATATGCGGCGGCGAGCCTGGGGGATCTGGGGTTGGACCTGATAAGCTCCTGGAAGACCTTGAGGGCGTCCTTCACATCATGTAGGTTCTCGAAGTAGGTTCTTCCGATCCTGAAGTTGGCCGCGTCCACAAGGCTATCTACGAAACCGTCTCCGAGGTATCTGGTATGCGGCGGATATGATGCTATCTCCGAGTATGCCACCAGAGCGTCCCTGTGTCTGTTGAGGTGTTTGCGATAGAGCTCTCCCATCTGGTAGTAAGCCATCATGGCGTATTCGGTCTTTGGGAACTCATCCGTGATCCTCTTGAAGATCTTGACCGCCTCCTCGTATCTCTTCAGCCTCTCCTGATAGATCATCCCCATCCTGTAAAACGCCTTTGCCCTCCACAGGTCATCCCCGCTTTGGGTTACCGCCTGGTATTCCCTCAAAGCCTGTTTGTAATCCGAGAGGTCGTTTTCATAGAGCTCGGCTATCCTGAAATGTGCTATGGCCGAGGCGATTGAATCCGGGTTTCGATCTATTATCCTGCGGCACTCCTGAACCTCAGCCATCATCTCAGCTTTGGGCAGCATCGAGAGGGCATTGGCGGAGTAGGAGCTATCCGGGAAGAGGCTGATCAGCCTTCTGAACAGCTCCGCCGCCTGTGAGAACCTCCCCTCCTTCATGGCGGTGGATGCCCTTCTCCAGAGGGACTCCGGCAGCTTAAGCTCAAGTTGTCGGATCTTAGCCGTCACCTCGGTCTCTATCTTGAGCTTGGGTTCGCTGTGTTTGCCTATATCTCCGGCCCAGATGATATGTTCCCGCCGGCTGAGGTAGACGTTCGTGAAGGTCTTAAGCGAATCGATGGCCTCGTCGTATTCATCCATCTTCTCATAACACAGGCCGAGCCAATAGAAGGCTGCCGGTAATTTCCAGAAGGCCGGTCGGGTCGTTATAAGCCTCTCGAAGGCGTCTGCTGCGTCCCTGTAGTCGCCGAGGGACATATAGAGCCTGCCCATCTGGAAGATGGCCTCAGCGTCGAACTTGCTGGCAGGATATCGCTTCGTCACCTCCCTGTAGGCCGAGATCGCCTTATCGGGCATGTTCAGCGAGGCGTAGAGGTAACCGATCCACCACAGCGATTCCGGAGCGGCAGGGCTCGTGGGGAATCTCTCGGCTATCAGCTTGTATTCCTGGATTGCCCTCTCGGGACGATTTAGGTCGGATTTGAACAGCTCCGCCATCTGGAGATGCAGCTGCACCTCGAGGGGTGTGCCTTGAACCTTCCCTATCATCTTCTGCTGTTCCCTCAGGTTTTTAAGGGCGTTTTGTATGTTGAGATATTTCTGGCGGGCCACCCTGTGATAGAGGGTTCCGGAGGGATAGCTTCGTGCTATATCCCTATAGATGCTGATCGCCCCTTCAAACCTGCCGGTTCTGCAGAGAACCTCCGCCTCGAGCATTCTGGCGAGTGCCACATAGGTTTCCCCCGGTTTCCCATCATTCAACCTCTCGATTTTGCGATATACCTCAAGAGCTTTGGGGTAATCGTGAAGGTATTTATAGTATATATCGCCGATCTGAAACAGGGTATCGGCGGCCAGTTCCTTATCCTTGATCGATTTGAGGCGGGATTGGAGCCTGGAGATCGCCTCGTCATATCGGCCGGAATCTATGAGGTTGGCGATCCCCTCATCGAAAGAGGTATCATCGCTTGAGCGTGCGATGGAACCAACGGCCAAGATGAGGATCAGCGCCAAGGTCGTTCTACGTATCATGGCTTATATCCCGCCTGGGCCAACTCCTCCATAGCCACCGTTGCGAGGTAGCTATCGGGATTTTCATGTATGACCTGTTGATATTCCCCCCATGCCGACCAAGAGTCGCCGCGGATGTAGTTTATCACCCTCGCGTTTTCGAGTTTTCTCATCGCGCTTTCATCTGCGAACCTCTGGAGCCTCCTGCGGATACACTCATCGGGGTTAAGCCTCTGAACGATCTGAGGTCGATTTCGAGGCGGATGTAAGGATGAGATATATGAGGAACCGATGTAGATCCCCAGCACTAAAGCGGCAGCGGCGGAGGCGATCTGAGCCCATGGACGCCATATCGCCCGCCACCGGCTCACCCTATCATTTTCCCTCACCGCCTGCCACGCCGCCTTTCGATAGACCTTCATCTCCAGATCCTCAAGCCGATCCGATGCGAGGTCCATCTCGATCGAGACGGCCCGTTGAATCAAAGAGGCGGTTTCCTCCATCTCCTCAAGCTCCCCTGCGCATCTGGGACATATCCTCACATGCTCCTCGACCCTTCTTCTCTCCTCCTGGGAGAGATCGTCATATATGTAAAGCATGAGGAGCGGCTTGATCCTTCGACAATCGCTCATTTCGGCCCCCGCCTTCAAATCTCGCCCTTATCCCTCAGGGGTTTAAGGGCTTTTCTCAGTTTTGTCATGGCCCTGAAGAGGTGCATTTTAACCGTGCCCTCGGCGACGCCGAGCACCTCGGCCACCTCTTTAACCTGAAGCCCGCCGTAGTGGTATAGGATGAAGGCGTCCCTTTGTCTGCCCGACAGGTTCTCCTCGATCGCCTTGTTTATGAGCCTCCTGATCTCATTCTCCTCGGCCACCCTTTCCGGATCGCTCGCCAGATCCTCAGCCCTCAGCTCGGGCAACCTCGACTCCTCATCATCCACCGACTCCATCCTCCGTCGTATCCTGGCCCTATGATAGTCTATACACAGATTGGTCGTGACCTTATAGAGCCAGGTCGAGAAGTTGGCTCTGGGTTCCCAGTTGGGTATCGATCTGTAGGCCCGGAAGAAAACCTCCTGAGTTATATCCTCTGCGTCCTCGTAGTTTTTGGTGCTGTGAAACGCGATCATGAACACCCTTCGCTTGTGCTTCATCATCAGGATCTCAAAAGCCCTCTCATCGCCCTGCTTGATTCTCTCGACGAGCTCCCCGTCCTCCGGGAATTCCTCGATATGAAGAAGTTTCTCCTTTTTACCCTTTTTCATCCGGTGGGCCTCTTCGAGGGCCACAGCCAAAATCGTGTAACGCCCTCTCGATGTGATGAGTTTACCTTTTCAGAAGAGTGATGGTCGTGGATATGACCGAAAGAAGGGTCAAGATCATAGCCCAGTTGATCTCGAACCCCCTTGGGATATACAGCGTATCGCCCGGATACAGCTTGATCGATGTGTCGGGGTTTTCGTAGAGTTTTTTGATGTTCACCTCGGTTATCCTCCCGTCGGGATGGATTATCCGTGCGCCGCCGAGGTCGGCCTTATCCAAGGCGCCGCCGGCGAGGGCGAGCGCCTCGAAGAGGGTGACCTCCCTCTTCACCCTGTATGATCCGGGATTTCTGACGTATCCCAGGATGTTCACCTCATCATATCTGTAAGCGCTGGGCACATATAGCGTCTCGCCGGGGTGAAGTTTAGGGCTTGAGCTCGACCAGAACTCGTCCGTTATCCTCACCTCCTCCTCGCTCCCATCCGGTTTGAAGATGATCACCTTTCTGAGGTTCGCCTCGCCCTGGATCGGTCCGCCCGCCATGGCGAGAGCCGACGCTAGTGGGATGGGGCCTTTGACCCTATACGAGCCGGGCTGTATGACATATCCGCTCACCTTAACCTGTTTCATCTCGGGCACATATAGGCTGTCGCCGGGGGAGAGATAGGCCATCATACCCTTCCCGGCGAGCATCCTTTTGAGGTCGATCCTCTCAATATCGCCGTTCGATCTTATGATCAGCGCCGACTCGAGCTCAGCCTTCTCCTCATCATATCCCCCAGCCATGGCGATCGCTTTGAGTGCGGAGATCCTCTCCGATCGGAGGATATATCTGTTCGGCACTCGCACGGCCCCGAAGACGAAGATCTCGTTTCCCACAGGTTGAACGCTGATCAGAACCTCCGGGTTTTTGAGGAACCTCAGTCTCCCCTTTATCCTCTCCGAAAGCTCCTCCACCGTTAGACCGGCGGCCTGGAGATCGCCATAAAAATAGGAGATCTTCCCATCGGCCCTGACGGGTATGGTCAGGTTATATCCTTCATGGCCGAGCACGAAGATGGAGAGGGTGTCCCCGGCTTTGATCCTATACTCCTCGGCGAAACCATCAAACGCGGCTGAGCTCATCATGAGGATAATAAGACATGAAAGGATGGGGGCGAGATCCCTACGCATGATCAACCTTCCTCTACCCCTCGCATGTATTCCTCCACGATCTCCCTCGCTCTTTCGAGCTGCTCTTCGGGAACGATGAGCTCCCCCCACTGGTATTCAGACCATGATGATCCCTCTATGCCGTCGAACCAAGGGATCGTCAGTCCTTTCACCTCGGCCCTTATCCCCTCCTGTTCGAGAAGCGCCTTGAGCATATTCCCCACCATCTCGTTGGGCACTTTTCTGACGACCTTCCAGTGGATGTATTCGATTTTCTCCTCGGGCAGCTTCTCCACGAGTTCCACGTTACATTCGGGGCAGATCTTGATTCCCTCCACGTATTCAGATCTGCATTTCGGACAGAAAGGCATATCGTTCCTCCATATCGTTTTTCGGACGTGAAAAGTTTAGCATCAAAACCTCCCCGAGTCAACTTGCATCGAGGATATCATTGTGATATACTTGCTATTACAAAACCGAGGGAGGATGAGAGATGGCCAGGGTAAGGATAAAAGCCGGCGACGTGTCGATGGAGGCCGAACTGAACGATTCCCCCACCGCTCAGAAGATCCTGAAGGCTCTGCCGATAGAGGGCAGGGGGAGCAGATGGGGTGACGAGATCTACTTCTCAATACCGGTTGAGGCCGGGTTAGAGCCTGACGCCAACGACGTGGTCTCAAAGGGAACCCTCGGATATTGGCCTCCTGGAACGGCCTTCTGCATCTTCTTCGGCAGAACGCCTGCGAGCCGGGGGAATGAGATAAGGGCAGCCAGCCCGGTTAACATAATCGGCAAACTCTTGGGAGATCCCGACGAGTTCAGAAAGGTTAAAAGCGGCACCAAAGTCGTAATTGAGAAAGCGGAGGGGTGAGAGGGGTATGCCGCTGGAAGATGAGGAAAAGAGGGAACTTCTGGAGAAGATAAGGGAACATCGTCGTAAGATATGGCTCGGCGAAGTAGCCGACGCAAGGCTCCGGAAGGAGA carries:
- a CDS encoding LamG domain-containing protein, with amino-acid sequence MKRLGMLALIWAFALGMAVWSLAAPEIVIYYSYDKIVGDTVVDESGNGHDGKIVGNITQVDGKRGKAAKFEKGSYIDLDGANFPKEDIPTSAFTIAAWVNCENTGDSHAIFNARASDETWLIHPELRSDGRFRFCLRGYGSNKICDIKAGTVTWGEWIHYAGTYDRSAKKAILYINGEVLQAVDAMADVDIAGDWGLGARVGYNIDNARPFTGLMDDFVLFGKALSQDEIKSLMENGPPIPSAVTGKNCLATFWGAVKTF
- the nagA gene encoding N-acetylglucosamine-6-phosphate deacetylase: MDRKELIVRNCRLFNSSGDELVSISIRDGVIIRIGEPDPEVSSVRSLDAEGRVVAPGFIDVHIQGAGGGDVLDGSPEALQAISRTCARFGTTSFLATTVFRPKGDNRHIGVAAENVGRDLGGADLLGIHLEGPFISPEKRGMIRPDCICSPSKEILGEILELTGGTLRIMTIAPELKGSLGIIEELRDRGIVPSLGHTSASYEETLEGIKAGISHVTHLFNAMASFHHRNPGPLLAIFESEDLDVQIITDGVHLHPKVLRWAFNLIGPRRSITITDGMQAMGLPEGRYIYNGIEYESRDGTARYADGTLIGTSMGLNRMIERLMEFTGCPLDVAIRTVTENPARAIGMEDRKGSIEVGKDGDLVILDPDLSIWATIVGGRIVYRKEEI
- a CDS encoding YibE/F family protein, whose protein sequence is MRGRWLIPIAIFLITLLTYVSYNLNLHNNAVISRSGEGPDSSITEYVKGKVVRLLDTKVFEERGSVNHVLEVELLGGRYRGRHIVLRNVIKPLALPLISRYISVGDTILCRVTGTGDNLDAVGLIQEYDRDSFIIFLVGLLLILIVVVGRVQGVRNALALILSGMAIYLVMMPLLRGGHDPILSVCLVSAIIAILSLMSIVGFNRKTFSAVLGTIGGVIIATGLVAYAQHRLHLTGMATANVASIIEALGSSGVKEMGFNFEKLLLGGMIIGVLGVAMDASIDVASAMDEIKRADPDITAPRLIRAGMNVGTDVLGTMSNTLVFAYFGLRLLLVMASLGTKIFAQTGMQLLSVDVISAEVIRMLAGSIGMVITIPLTALIAGLWYCRKPKPKF
- a CDS encoding tetratricopeptide repeat protein, coding for MRPPKIGKGFWVEFGLIAVFIMIALLSLSSWVRRTGGELPLSGEEYLTRADRFLAQGRMADAMVASWYARLKDPDLLKARYDIAVIYYRNQWTFEAMDDLNEIIRRDPNNVDALLLKARILGEHGEVEKANGIYLNVIDIGPDNAEAHYYLGVNFQASDPKTAERELRRAIECDPTLKPHILEDHPFGLKARLQLGRLLYNKGDLDGALAVLEEGYMLDPNYQELKSQLVDYLKVKAQTYQTGHRDYSKSLQCYEKVVSIDPNDADAWEWIGKINRYYLNDYEGALKAYKKAYELTKDPYLIADIKEAELHLKEEKNKKDR
- a CDS encoding DegT/DnrJ/EryC1/StrS family aminotransferase, producing the protein MAKLAINGGMPVRTKPFPGWPSKDEAVLQALREVWESGVWGIGGSKVPQFEREFARYVGAQYGVAVTSGTIALQLAVQAAGIGAGDEVIVPPYTFIATASSVIAANAIPVFADIDPDTFNIDPSSVEAVITGRTKGVIPVHIGGCPADMDAINAIARKHGLVVIEDCAQAHGAEWRGKRVGSIGDMGCFSFQSSKNLPAGEGGLITTNDKKLEEKVWSIHNCGRRKEGAWYEHNVMGGNYRMTEWQAAVLLAQLPKLEEQTETRNRNALYLAEKLSNIEGIKPQKRDERVTRHGCHLFIFKFDSELFNLPRERFIAALRAEGIPCSSGYNPLYREKMFQSDIRRCPVGCPYYGKEMDYSKVYLPNVERACRDVVWIFQSVLLGSKEDMDDIAGAVEKVVDNIDELR
- a CDS encoding type II toxin-antitoxin system HicB family antitoxin; the encoded protein is MPYKVTVVIERDEHGYYAFCPELEGCHSQGDSLEEVLDNIKEAIELYLETLSEEEIRETLSRDILTTFVEVKVA
- a CDS encoding acylphosphatase; translated protein: MSSFAGKIGAHITIKGIVQGVGFRWFLRNKAHLLGLKGWVRNLPDGSVEAVVEGDKGAVMEFVDWCRIGPSSARVEDVKVKMLPYSGRYRVFSIRLS
- the ftsY gene encoding signal recognition particle-docking protein FtsY, with product MLRGIFGRKRERDDRKAAERRKGLFDRLRDGLSKTRQNILGRMSSIIQGRTRIDEELMEEIEEVLIQADVGVETTLKLMERVRETVQERGVQEPSQLIGILKEEMLRIFGEDRPLDVGGAKPYSIMILGVNGVGKTTTIGKLAARFKGQGLKTLVAAGDTFRAAASDQLEIWCQRAGVELIKGAEGGDPAAVVFDSIQAAKARNADVLIVDTAGRLHTKKPLMMELQKIARVMGRELPGAPHEVLLVLDATTGQNAIMQAKTFNEAVPVTGIALTKLDGTAKGGIVLAVRDTLGIPVKLIGVGEGIEDLRDFNAREFVEALFD
- a CDS encoding tetratricopeptide repeat protein, with translation MIRRTTLALILILAVGSIARSSDDTSFDEGIANLIDSGRYDEAISRLQSRLKSIKDKELAADTLFQIGDIYYKYLHDYPKALEVYRKIERLNDGKPGETYVALARMLEAEVLCRTGRFEGAISIYRDIARSYPSGTLYHRVARQKYLNIQNALKNLREQQKMIGKVQGTPLEVQLHLQMAELFKSDLNRPERAIQEYKLIAERFPTSPAAPESLWWIGYLYASLNMPDKAISAYREVTKRYPASKFDAEAIFQMGRLYMSLGDYRDAADAFERLITTRPAFWKLPAAFYWLGLCYEKMDEYDEAIDSLKTFTNVYLSRREHIIWAGDIGKHSEPKLKIETEVTAKIRQLELKLPESLWRRASTAMKEGRFSQAAELFRRLISLFPDSSYSANALSMLPKAEMMAEVQECRRIIDRNPDSIASAIAHFRIAELYENDLSDYKQALREYQAVTQSGDDLWRAKAFYRMGMIYQERLKRYEEAVKIFKRITDEFPKTEYAMMAYYQMGELYRKHLNRHRDALVAYSEIASYPPHTRYLGDGFVDSLVDAANFRIGRTYFENLHDVKDALKVFQELIRSNPRSPRLAAAYVFIGMIYEQQGKISEAIDAYQKAVDKILESPIQARMLREETTGLNLQTEDQAEIARKIMDRINTLKAKLNRREPPRTHGR
- a CDS encoding zf-HC2 domain-containing protein; translated protein: MSDCRRIKPLLMLYIYDDLSQEERRRVEEHVRICPRCAGELEEMEETASLIQRAVSIEMDLASDRLEDLEMKVYRKAAWQAVRENDRVSRWRAIWRPWAQIASAAAALVLGIYIGSSYISSLHPPRNRPQIVQRLNPDECIRRRLQRFADESAMRKLENARVINYIRGDSWSAWGEYQQVIHENPDSYLATVAMEELAQAGYKP